GACGCCCACCTTGCTCGCCACATCGCGGAAGCTCATCGTCGACAACATGTCAGCATCCAGCCACACGACTCCGCCGATGGGTTCCAGGACCCTGCTGATGCATCTGATGAGGGTCGTCTTTCCGCACCCGTTCGGACCGACGACACCGAACAGCGTTCCCGAGGGCACGTCGAACGTGACGTCCTTCAGGACCTCCGTGCTGTCATAGCTGCATGAGACGCCGTCGATTCTAAGAAGCATAAGCAAACCCTGTCTTCCTCGAGCGGAGAAGATATATGAAGAACGGAGCTCCGCAGAAGGCGGTTATTATCCCTATGGGGATTTCCTGTCCCCCCGCCACGGTCCTCGCTAGGACATCCATCCAGATGAGGAATATTCCCCCCGCGAAAGCGCTCGCGGGGATGAGGATGCGATTATCGGGACCGAGCGTCATTCTGACTATGTGGGGGATTATGAGACCCACGAAGCCGACTATTCCCACGAAGGCGACCGCGATCGCCGCGAGGATCGATGCGGTCACAAGGACTATTATCTTGACCGTGTCGGCGTCCACTCCGAGCTGTTTCGCTGTCTCCTCGCCCATCAGCATCACGTTCATGTCCCTGGCGAACAGGAAGACGACGAGCCCTCCCATCGCCAGCACGAACGTCGTTATGAGGACCTCATCGAACGTGGTCAGGGCGAAGCTGCCCATTATCCAGGAGATTATCAGGTCCCTGTCCTTTCCTGCGGCGTAGAGCATGTAGAAGCTCACGGCGGAGAGGAAGGACGCGATCGCGACGCCCGCGAGCAGGAGCGTGTCCGTCTTGATCCTGCCCCTGACCTGCGCTATTCCGTACACGGCCGCG
Above is a genomic segment from Candidatus Thermoplasmatota archaeon containing:
- a CDS encoding iron chelate uptake ABC transporter family permease subunit translates to IGVGTPIRYSWADFFDSILAEGPLSSILVNLRLPRILLACAVGAALSISGAVMQCLFRNPLAEPYILGVSSGAAVGVSLGLIWGLTSLLSTPILAFSGALITVAAVYGIAQVRGRIKTDTLLLAGVAIASFLSAVSFYMLYAAGKDRDLIISWIMGSFALTTFDEVLITTFVLAMGGLVVFLFARDMNVMLMGEETAKQLGVDADTVKIIVLVTASILAAIAVAFVGIVGFVGLIIPHIVRMTLGPDNRILIPASAFAGGIFLIWMDVLARTVAGGQEIPIGIITAFCGAPFFIYLLRSRKTGFAYAS